CGAAAGCGAATTTCTCGGCATGACGATTCGCGCGATCCGGCCGAACGGCGAAATCTCGCGTCTCGAATCGCATATGCAGCGCAGCGACGCGGGCCAGCACGGCCGGACCATGGCGGGTATCTGGCATCACCGGCGCAAGGACGGCTCGACGATCAGCGCTGACATTTCATATCACGCGCTGAACTTCATGGGCCGCGCCGCGTTCTTCGTGCTCGCCGACGACGTTACCGACCAGATCAACGCCGAAGCCGAAGCGCACCGTTCGAACCAGATGCTCGAAGCGGTGATCGACAATATTCCGCAGCGCATTTTCTGGAAGGACATGGAGTCGCGCTATCTCGGCTGCAACATGGCGTTCGCGCGCGATGCCGGACTCGCGTATCCGGAGCAGGTGGTGGGCAAGAGCGACGCCGACATGCCGTGGCGCGACTTCTCGACGCTGCTGAACGACCACGACAAGGAAGTGGTGAGCACCGGCGTGCCGAAGATGAACTTCGAAGTCGATCTGGTGATCGACGGCGTGCATCGCACCACGGTCACGAGCAAGCTGCCGTTCACCGACGGCGACGGCCGCGTGATCGGCGTGCTCGGTTCCTACACGGACATCACCGAGCGCAAGCGCGCCGACCTTGCGTTGCGCCTGCAAAGCCGCGCGCTCGATGCCAGTGTCAACGCGATTCTGATTACCGCGCCGTCGCCGACCGGCAATCTGATCGAATACGTGAACCCGGCGTTCATGCGCATCACTGGCTATGATCCCGCCGAGGTGATCGGCCACGATTGCCGTGTATTGCAGCGCGACGACCGCGACCAGGAAGGTGTCGCGTTGATCCGCCAGGCGCTCGCGGCGAACCGCGAAGTCAGCGCGGTGGTGCGCAACTATCGCAAGGACGGCGCGCTGTTCTGGAATCAACTCTTCATCGCACCGGTGCCGAATCAGGACGGCATGATCACGCATCACATCGGCGTGATCAACGACGTGACCGATCTGATGCGCTATCAGGAACAGCTCGAATACCAGGCCAACTACGACAGCCTGACGCGCCTGCCGAACCGAAATCTGCTGCGCGACCGCTTGCAGCATGCGCTGATCGTCGCGCAACGGCATCACAAGGGCGTCGCGGTCGTGTTCATGGATCTGGATGGCTTCAAGAACGTCAACGACAGCCTCGGCCACAGCGTCGGCGACCGGCTGCTCAGCGTGGTAGCCGAGCGCCTCGCGCGCTGCACGCGCACGAGCGACACGGTGGCGCGCCACGGCGGCGACGAGTTCGTGATCGTGATGACCGATACCGTCGACGAACAGTCGCTGATCGCGTGGATGGAGCGCGTGCGCGCGGCCATCTCCGAGCCGGTCTGGCTCGACGGCACCGAGTTGTACGTGGGCTGCAGCATGGGCGCGAGCCTGTTCCCACAAGACGGCGAGGACGCCGAAACGCTGATGAAGAAGGCCGACCTCGCGATGTACCGAGCGAAGGACATGGGCCGCAATACGTTCCAGTTCTATCAGCCGGAGATGAACGCGAGCGCGGGCGCGCGCCTGAATCTCGAACGGCGTCTGCGCCGCGCGTTACGCGACAACGAATTCCTGCTGCACTACCAGCCGCAGGTGGATATCGAGAGCGGACAGATCGTCGGCACCGAGGCGCTGGTGCGCTGGCGCGATCCCGAAGTCGGGCTGATACCGCCGTCGTCGTTCATTCCGGTGGCGGAGGAAAGCGGGTTGATCGGGCCGCTGTCGGAATGGGTGCTGCGCGAAGCGTGCCGCCAGAACAAGGCCTGGCAGGACGAAGGCTTGCCGCCGGCGCGAGTGTCGGTGAATCTGTCGGCGCGGGTGTTCCAGCAGCGCGACATCGCCAAGCTGGTCATGCAGGTGCTGGCCGAGACCGGTCTCGAGCCGCAATACCTCGAACTCGAACTGACCGAAAGCACCATCATGCGCAATGCCGAAGAAGCGGTGTCGATGCTCAACGAACTGCACGCGCTCGGCATCGGTCTCGCCATCGACGACTTCGGCACCGGCTATTCGAGTCTCAGCTATCTGAAGCGCTTCCCGGTGGATCGCCTGAAGATCGACCGCTCGTTCGTCTCCGACATCGGCGTGTCGGGCGACGACGAGACGATCACCTCGGCGATCATCGCGCTCGCGCATTCGCTGAAGTTGCAGGTGATCGCCGAAGGCGTGGAGACGTCCGCGCAACTCGAGTTCCTGAGAGAGCGCGCGTGCGACGAGATGCAGGGGTTCTACTTCGCGAAGCCGATGTCGATGGACGCGATTTCCGAACTGCTGCAAGGTGGCATAGGGCGCGAGCTGGCGACGGTCTGAGCGCTCGCGCCGCAGCGCTCACTCCGCCGGCGTGCTCAGGAAAACCGGCAGGTCTTCCGCCAGTTCGGAAAACGACTGCAGGAACGGATGCGCCGTCTTGCTGACCGTCCCCGGCAGCATCATCTGCGTGAAGTGCCAGGCGACCGCCACGGTGACGTCGGCCGCGTCGAACTGGTCGGTTTCGATCGGCAGCGCCGCCGCGAGCTCGCGCTCGAGTTCGGCGTAAGCGGCGAACAACTGCGTGCTCACGCGATCGACCCACGGCTCGTGCTGCTTTTCCACCGGACGCAGATTGCGTTCGTAGACGATCTGCACAGTCTTCTCGCACGCGGCGAGCGCGAGTCCCGTGAGGCGGGCGGCGCGCAAGGCAGCGTCGGGACGCGTCGGGAAAAGCCGCTGGTTCGGGCCGGCCAGCATGGCGAGGTACTGCAGAATCACCGTCGAGTCCATCACGGTCTGGCCGTTGTCGGCGATCAGTGTGGGCGCCTTGACGACAGGGTTGATTCGCGCGAACTGGTCGTAGGTGCTGAACACCGAGATCGGCTCGTGCTCGAATTCGAGCTTCAGCAATTTGAGGCAGATAGCGACCCGGCGTACGTAGGGCGAATCCAGCATTCCGATCAGTTTCATCTCATTCCCGTTAGAACATCTATCATGGCGCGCCCGAGCTCTTCGTGGCCGCGCGGTTCCGCTTCCGGCCTACGTCGAGGCGCATCGAACCGATAGATTAAGCATCTCCGCACCGCAAAAAAAGCGACAATTAACGACGATTTACGTCAGAATTTCTTACATGAAACCGATTCCGCCTTTGACCGCGCTGCGCTGCTTCGAGGCTGTTGCCCGTTTGGGCGGCGTGACTCAGGCCGCGCGTGAATTGCATGTCACGCACTCGGCGGTGAGCCAGCAGATCAAGGTGCTGGAAGATTCGATGGGCCTCGCGCTCTTCATGCGCGAGGCGCGCGGGTTGCGGCTGACCGAGGAAGGACGGCTTTACGCGCTCGACATCCGCATGGCGCTGCGCGACATCACCCATGCGACGCGCCGCGCGCAGGCGCGCCCGCACGAAAGCGAATTGGTGATCACGACCTTGCCGTCGTTCGCGCAGCATTGGCTCGTGCCGCGCCTCGCCAGCTTTCGCGACGCGCATCCGTACTACCGGATTCGCTTGCAGACGAGTTTGCAGGTCGAGGATTTCCGCCAGGGCGCGAGCGACATCGGCATCCGCATGGGACAGGGGCATTGGCCCGACGTCGCGCAACAGAAGCTGTTCGATGACGACATGGTGGTGGTCGCCGCACCGCATTTCGCGCTCGCACCGCATGGCCGCTTGCCCGTCACCGCTGAGGACGTGATGGCCTGTCCGCTGATCTCGAGCCCCGATACGCCGTGGCACGACTGGTGTCAGGCAGCGCAGGTCGCGGAACCGGCCGAGGGCGCGGTGGTGCTGTCGGCGAACGACTCGAATATCGTGATCGGCGCCGTGCTGCAAGGCCAGGGCGTCGCCCTCGAACGGCGCAGCCTGGTCGCGTATGCGCTGGCGCGGGGCGAGTTGGTGCAGATCACCGACATCCGCGTGCCGTACCGTTATCCCTATTGGCTGGTCTGGCAGCAACGCGAAATGCTCAATGCCTCGCAGGCGCATTTCGCGCAGTGGATCGAAGGGCAGGTCGACACCTATCTGCGCAGCAGTGGCGCGCCAGCGGCGGCGATTCGTGCGGGTTAGCCCGTAGTTGTGGGCGTATTCGGTTTCCGCAGGCGTTTCGGTCGGATATATTCGTGATTCCCATCTCAGACTGCGCTGGGAACCACGAAGCACCGATTCACGTGGCGTTGCGCCCGATTTTTCGCTGCTTGCACTGGGTGATGGGCGTTTCGCCGTCGACTATCCGCCAATCCGACTGATCCGACTGGAGAGAACAATGACGTCTTCACCTGCAAAGAAACTGTCTGTGTTGCTGGCATCGGTTGTACTGAGCGTGGCTTGCGCCGCGCCGGCGTTCGCGCAAAGCGGCGGCGGTGGTGGTCCGGCGGGGAACGATTCTGACGCGGCCGTCCCGTCGGCCGCATCAAAAGCGGCGCCGTCTACCAAAGCTCAGCGCAAGGCCGCGCGCAAGCAGGCGCGGGCGAAGAAAAACGCCGAGTTGAAGAAGTTGGAGGCCAACGGCTATCAGCCGTCGAGCACCGATCCGAACTATCCGAACGACATTCAGAAGGCGCAGAAGAAGGCGGGAATTGGCGCGGCAGCGAGCCAGTGAGCCGGTACGAAGCCTAAATAAAACGAGGCGCCGCGGCGCCTCGTTTTTTATTGTGCGTCGTAAAGGCGCTCAATCCAGCACCGGCAGCGCGCGCGGGCGCCGGTCGCTATCGGTGGCGACGTACGTCAACGTGGCTTCGGTAACTTTCACGAGATCTTCGGTCAGGCTCATGCGCTGCGCGTAGACCTCGACCGCCACGGTAACCGACGTGTTCCCCGTCTTGACGATGTCCGCGTAGAAACTCAGCAGATCGCCGACGAACACCGGCTGCTTGAACACGAACGAGTTGACCGCGATGGTCGCCACTCGCCCGTTGGCGCGGCGGCTCGCCGGAATCGAGCCGGCAATGTCCACTTGCGCCATGATCCAGCCGCCGAACACGTCGCCGTGGACGTTCGCGTCCGAGGGCTGCGGCACGACGCGCAGCGCGCAGTGCTTTTGCGGAAGTTGAAGAATATCGGTCATCGGGGCACCCTTGAGAAACGTGTTGGCTCGGTCGGCTCGACCGGCAGGCGGGGGATTTCACGACAACGGTACGGCACGCACCGCGCGGCCAACGTGCCACCTACGGCGGGCCGACCCATGAAAAGCGGCGCCAGCCGGCTTCTGCGACAATAGAAAGATCAGGAATTGTACGGGAAAGCGCCCAGCGAGGTCGCGCGACAAAAAGCAGTGTGCCGGGCAGGCATGCCGCGGTCGGCGCGCCGCTGCGAACTCCGGCATTTCCACACTCTCCCCAGCCGATCCCCATGCGCCGCACGCCCTCGTCCGAACCCTCCCCGATCTCCACCCAGCCGCGCAACGACTGGCAGACGATCCTGTCGCTGCTGCCGTATCTCGCCACCTATAAATGGCGGGTCGGCTTCGCGCTGAGCTGCCTGATCGGCGCGAAGGTCGCCAATCTCGGCGTGCCGATCGTGATGAAGCGGATCGTCGACGGCCTCGTCTCGGTGCAGCATCTCACCGCGCTCGGCCGCGCGCACGATTCGCCGGGCATCGTGCTGCTGGGCGGCGTCGGCCTGCTGGTGGTCGCGTATGCGGTGGTGCGGCTGTCCACGTCGCTGTTCACCGAACTGCGCGAGATTCTGTTTTCGAAGGTGACCGAAAGCGCGGTGCGCCAGCTCGCGCTGAAAGTGTTCCGCCATCTGCATGCGCTGTCGCTGCGCTTTCACCTCGAACGGCAGACGGGCGGCATGTCGCGCGATATCGAGCGCGGTACGCGCGGCATCACGCAACTGATCTCGTATTCGCTGTACAGCATTCTGCCGACGCTCGTCGAAGTCGGGCTCGTGCTCGGCTTTTTCGTCGTCAAATACGAGGCGTATTACGCGGTGGTCACGTTCATCGCGCTTACCGTGTACATCGTCTTCACGGTGAAGGTCACGGAGTGGCGCACGCATTTTCGCCGCACCATGAACGATCTCGATTCGAAGGCGAATTCACGCGCGATCGATTCGTTGCTGAACTACGAGACGGTCAAGTACTTCGGCAACGAAGAGTGGGAAGCGAGCCGTTACGACGAAAACCTCAAGCGCTATCGCACGGCGGCGATCAAGTCGCAGCGCTCGCTGTCGGCGCTGAACTTTGGGCAGCAGGCGATCATCGGTACGGGGCTCGTGTTCATTCTGTGGCGCGCGACGCAAGGCGTGATGGCCGGGCGCCTCACGCTCGGCGATCTGGTGCTGATCAACACCTTCATGCTGCAGCTTTATATTCCGCTGAATTTTCTCGGTGTGGTGTATCGCGAATTGAAGC
The nucleotide sequence above comes from Paraburkholderia aromaticivorans. Encoded proteins:
- a CDS encoding sensor domain-containing protein, with product MTPFLSKRLLINLAVVAAAIGANAFVAYAQICGQRDADARMLRSTSVRQNLDAYHTALDGGLAALGRFEASGESAPASAATAMAMATTLAGLEHDLRNELAGEPAMLGALAKLSADSHALQHDIDDALLRSAIAGPDASRAWAASTYTHLGLGLDRVEAGLAALRGAENRALQASLAASASETQRAMFLLIVTMLGGSVLLIFTFGARENSAREKLRSVRALGRHDERFRGLFDEHPVPMYIFDRETLRFLAVNAAAIQQYGYTESEFLGMTIRAIRPNGEISRLESHMQRSDAGQHGRTMAGIWHHRRKDGSTISADISYHALNFMGRAAFFVLADDVTDQINAEAEAHRSNQMLEAVIDNIPQRIFWKDMESRYLGCNMAFARDAGLAYPEQVVGKSDADMPWRDFSTLLNDHDKEVVSTGVPKMNFEVDLVIDGVHRTTVTSKLPFTDGDGRVIGVLGSYTDITERKRADLALRLQSRALDASVNAILITAPSPTGNLIEYVNPAFMRITGYDPAEVIGHDCRVLQRDDRDQEGVALIRQALAANREVSAVVRNYRKDGALFWNQLFIAPVPNQDGMITHHIGVINDVTDLMRYQEQLEYQANYDSLTRLPNRNLLRDRLQHALIVAQRHHKGVAVVFMDLDGFKNVNDSLGHSVGDRLLSVVAERLARCTRTSDTVARHGGDEFVIVMTDTVDEQSLIAWMERVRAAISEPVWLDGTELYVGCSMGASLFPQDGEDAETLMKKADLAMYRAKDMGRNTFQFYQPEMNASAGARLNLERRLRRALRDNEFLLHYQPQVDIESGQIVGTEALVRWRDPEVGLIPPSSFIPVAEESGLIGPLSEWVLREACRQNKAWQDEGLPPARVSVNLSARVFQQRDIAKLVMQVLAETGLEPQYLELELTESTIMRNAEEAVSMLNELHALGIGLAIDDFGTGYSSLSYLKRFPVDRLKIDRSFVSDIGVSGDDETITSAIIALAHSLKLQVIAEGVETSAQLEFLRERACDEMQGFYFAKPMSMDAISELLQGGIGRELATV
- a CDS encoding glutathione S-transferase N-terminal domain-containing protein — its product is MKLIGMLDSPYVRRVAICLKLLKLEFEHEPISVFSTYDQFARINPVVKAPTLIADNGQTVMDSTVILQYLAMLAGPNQRLFPTRPDAALRAARLTGLALAACEKTVQIVYERNLRPVEKQHEPWVDRVSTQLFAAYAELERELAAALPIETDQFDAADVTVAVAWHFTQMMLPGTVSKTAHPFLQSFSELAEDLPVFLSTPAE
- a CDS encoding LysR substrate-binding domain-containing protein, whose product is MKPIPPLTALRCFEAVARLGGVTQAARELHVTHSAVSQQIKVLEDSMGLALFMREARGLRLTEEGRLYALDIRMALRDITHATRRAQARPHESELVITTLPSFAQHWLVPRLASFRDAHPYYRIRLQTSLQVEDFRQGASDIGIRMGQGHWPDVAQQKLFDDDMVVVAAPHFALAPHGRLPVTAEDVMACPLISSPDTPWHDWCQAAQVAEPAEGAVVLSANDSNIVIGAVLQGQGVALERRSLVAYALARGELVQITDIRVPYRYPYWLVWQQREMLNASQAHFAQWIEGQVDTYLRSSGAPAAAIRAG
- a CDS encoding DUF4148 domain-containing protein; the protein is MTSSPAKKLSVLLASVVLSVACAAPAFAQSGGGGGPAGNDSDAAVPSAASKAAPSTKAQRKAARKQARAKKNAELKKLEANGYQPSSTDPNYPNDIQKAQKKAGIGAAASQ
- a CDS encoding acyl-CoA thioesterase — protein: MTDILQLPQKHCALRVVPQPSDANVHGDVFGGWIMAQVDIAGSIPASRRANGRVATIAVNSFVFKQPVFVGDLLSFYADIVKTGNTSVTVAVEVYAQRMSLTEDLVKVTEATLTYVATDSDRRPRALPVLD
- a CDS encoding ABCB family ABC transporter ATP-binding protein/permease, whose amino-acid sequence is MRRTPSSEPSPISTQPRNDWQTILSLLPYLATYKWRVGFALSCLIGAKVANLGVPIVMKRIVDGLVSVQHLTALGRAHDSPGIVLLGGVGLLVVAYAVVRLSTSLFTELREILFSKVTESAVRQLALKVFRHLHALSLRFHLERQTGGMSRDIERGTRGITQLISYSLYSILPTLVEVGLVLGFFVVKYEAYYAVVTFIALTVYIVFTVKVTEWRTHFRRTMNDLDSKANSRAIDSLLNYETVKYFGNEEWEASRYDENLKRYRTAAIKSQRSLSALNFGQQAIIGTGLVFILWRATQGVMAGRLTLGDLVLINTFMLQLYIPLNFLGVVYRELKQSLTDMDRMFTLLGAAQEVPDLESALALRVSGAQVRFERVNFAYEPARQILHDVSFTIPAGTTTAVVGHSGSGKSTLARLMFRFYDLDRATGGAITIDGQDIRDVTQDSLRASIGIVPQDTVLFNDSIYYNIAYGRPSATREEVVAAARAAHIHEFIEGLPKGYDTPVGERGLKLSGGEKQRVAIARTILKNPPILLFDEATSALDSRSERAIQHELDQIARERTTLIIAHRLSTVVHAQQIIVMDKGRIVERGTHAELLRANGLFAQMWALQQQRAAEAPESVETVSAGDGGR